From Achromobacter spanius, a single genomic window includes:
- a CDS encoding SUMF1/EgtB/PvdO family nonheme iron enzyme has translation MSFLPIAAAISLLLTACGPADRARFALPELTRLPPGEVTHQPPGDALRNGYPVTPAPVTTRHTRGVAIMTRQVSQAEYAACVAAGACKPLDAEHRKDNSPDLPATGISWSDASAYAAWLSGSTGQRYRLPRYAEWIYAAGEAYREEAPPAALQDNNQDPNDPAQRWLAEYEQESRRSGQGAETAVRPFGQYGANAAGLKDMAGSVWDWTSDCHSRRVLDAGTGAESPEDADLSRNCGIRVAAGRHIAYLPDFIRDPKSGACSVGVPPANLGVRLVLEEG, from the coding sequence ATGAGCTTCCTGCCGATCGCCGCCGCCATTTCATTGTTGTTGACCGCTTGCGGGCCCGCAGACCGGGCCCGCTTTGCATTGCCGGAACTCACGCGGCTGCCGCCCGGCGAGGTCACCCATCAGCCGCCCGGCGACGCCTTGCGCAACGGGTATCCCGTCACGCCTGCGCCCGTCACCACGCGGCATACACGTGGCGTCGCGATCATGACGCGGCAAGTCAGCCAGGCGGAATACGCGGCGTGCGTCGCCGCCGGCGCCTGCAAACCGCTGGACGCGGAACACCGCAAGGACAATTCTCCGGATCTGCCCGCCACCGGCATCAGCTGGTCGGATGCCTCGGCCTACGCGGCGTGGCTGTCGGGCTCCACGGGCCAGCGCTATCGCTTGCCGCGCTACGCCGAATGGATCTACGCCGCGGGCGAAGCCTATCGCGAAGAAGCGCCGCCCGCGGCATTGCAGGACAACAACCAGGATCCCAACGACCCCGCGCAGCGCTGGCTGGCGGAATACGAACAGGAAAGCCGCCGCAGCGGGCAGGGCGCCGAAACCGCGGTGCGGCCGTTCGGCCAGTACGGCGCCAATGCGGCGGGCCTGAAAGACATGGCGGGCAGCGTGTGGGACTGGACCTCGGACTGCCACTCGCGCCGCGTGCTGGACGCGGGAACGGGGGCGGAGTCGCCGGAAGACGCCGACCTCAGCCGCAACTGCGGCATCCGCGTCGCGGCCGGACGGCACATCGCGTATCTGCCTGATTTCATCCGCGACCCCAAGAGCGGGGCCTGTTCGGTCGGCGTGCCGCCCGCGAACCTGGGAGTGCGCCTGGTGCTGGAAGAGGGGTAG
- a CDS encoding Crp/Fnr family transcriptional regulator, protein MPSPLCHALLRNLDLFRPLSDLQLDVALKDAVPCRLEAGEAAYRQGAEGDHFFVLLHGCLKVTQITSEGDQVVVRYVNPGDMFGLACAMRQSCYPASVLAVQESVCLAWPAAAWEGFMASHPQLGAIALQTMGQRLQDAHVRIQELSTDEVEQRVARAILRLVQQSGQPTHDGIGIGFPITRQDVAEMTGTTLHTVSRLLSDWKQRGIVSSGRKRIVLRSPAALARLSENAQPAMDCASCLSCRSGSPATDADAGDADRKRSAADRAAAELAAH, encoded by the coding sequence ATGCCATCGCCTTTATGCCATGCCTTGCTCCGAAACCTGGATCTGTTCAGGCCGTTGTCCGATTTGCAGCTTGACGTCGCGCTGAAGGACGCCGTTCCCTGCCGGCTTGAGGCCGGCGAAGCCGCGTACCGCCAGGGTGCGGAAGGTGACCATTTCTTCGTGCTGCTGCACGGCTGCCTCAAGGTCACACAAATTACATCGGAAGGCGACCAAGTTGTCGTGAGATATGTCAACCCGGGCGATATGTTTGGCCTGGCGTGCGCCATGCGGCAGTCCTGTTACCCGGCCAGCGTGCTGGCCGTACAGGAAAGCGTGTGCCTGGCGTGGCCGGCGGCAGCCTGGGAAGGATTCATGGCCAGCCATCCGCAGTTGGGCGCGATCGCGCTGCAGACCATGGGGCAGCGGCTGCAGGACGCGCACGTGCGCATTCAGGAACTCTCCACCGACGAGGTCGAGCAACGCGTGGCGCGCGCCATCCTGCGGCTGGTGCAGCAATCCGGACAGCCCACGCACGATGGCATCGGCATCGGCTTTCCCATCACCCGCCAGGACGTCGCCGAAATGACCGGCACCACGCTGCACACGGTCAGCCGGCTGCTCAGTGATTGGAAGCAACGCGGCATCGTCAGCAGCGGCCGCAAGCGCATCGTGCTGCGGTCGCCAGCGGCCCTGGCCCGCCTGTCCGAAAACGCGCAGCCCGCCATGGACTGCGCGTCCTGCCTGTCGTGCCGCAGCGGCTCGCCGGCCACGGATGCGGACGCTGGCGATGCCGACCGGAAACGCTCCGCCGCCGACCGCGCGGCCGCCGAACTGGCCGCGCACTAG
- the nirK gene encoding copper-containing nitrite reductase: protein MNALRPTLLAAALMFTMAGGLASAQNADKLPRAKVTLVAPPMVHPHEQVAKSGPKVVEFTMTIEEKKMVIDGKGTTLQAMTFNGSMPGPTMVVHEGDYVELTLVNPKTNAMPHNVDFHAATGALGGAKLTNVNPGEQATLRFKADRAGTFVYHCAPEGMVPWHVVSGMSGTIMVLPREGLKDPQGKPLKYDRAYTIGEFDLYIPKDANGKYKDYATLAESYGDTVEVMRKLTPSHIVFNGKVGALTGDNALTAKVGETVLLIHSQANRDTRPHLIGGHGDWVWETGKFNNPPEKDLETWFIRGGSAGAALYTFKQPGVYAYLNHNLIEAFELGAAGHIKVEGKWNDDLMKQIKAPGPIPQ from the coding sequence ATGAACGCGTTGCGCCCCACCTTGCTTGCCGCTGCCCTGATGTTCACGATGGCAGGCGGTCTGGCTTCCGCCCAGAATGCCGACAAGCTGCCGCGCGCCAAGGTCACGCTGGTTGCCCCGCCCATGGTTCACCCGCATGAGCAGGTGGCCAAGTCGGGCCCCAAGGTCGTTGAATTCACCATGACCATCGAAGAAAAGAAGATGGTCATCGACGGCAAGGGCACCACGCTGCAGGCCATGACTTTCAACGGATCCATGCCCGGCCCCACGATGGTCGTGCACGAGGGCGACTACGTGGAATTGACCCTGGTCAATCCCAAGACCAACGCAATGCCGCACAACGTCGACTTCCACGCGGCGACGGGTGCGCTGGGCGGCGCCAAGCTCACCAACGTGAACCCCGGCGAACAGGCCACGCTGCGCTTCAAGGCCGACCGCGCCGGCACCTTCGTCTATCACTGTGCCCCTGAAGGCATGGTGCCGTGGCACGTGGTGTCCGGCATGAGCGGCACGATCATGGTGCTGCCGCGCGAAGGCCTGAAGGACCCGCAGGGCAAGCCGCTCAAGTACGACCGCGCCTACACGATCGGCGAGTTCGACCTGTACATCCCCAAGGACGCCAACGGCAAGTACAAGGACTACGCGACCCTCGCCGAAAGCTATGGCGATACGGTGGAAGTCATGCGCAAGCTGACCCCGTCGCACATCGTCTTCAACGGCAAGGTCGGCGCGCTTACCGGCGACAACGCGCTCACCGCCAAGGTCGGTGAAACCGTGCTGCTGATCCATTCGCAAGCCAACCGCGACACGCGCCCGCACCTGATCGGTGGCCACGGCGACTGGGTCTGGGAAACCGGCAAGTTCAACAACCCGCCTGAAAAAGACCTGGAAACCTGGTTCATCCGCGGCGGTTCCGCGGGCGCGGCGCTGTACACGTTCAAGCAGCCTGGCGTGTACGCCTACCTGAACCACAACCTGATCGAAGCCTTTGAGCTGGGCGCGGCCGGGCACATCAAGGTCGAGGGCAAATGGAACGACGACCTGATGAAGCAGATCAAGGCGCCGGGTCCCATCCCGCAGTAA
- a CDS encoding c-type cytochrome has protein sequence MPKFARLLFALALTGLPVQHAAADTVAAVNPAGEKLYKSACVVCHASGVANAPKLGDKVAWTPFLAQGTDALMVTVLKGKGAMPPRGGSAADDATLRAAVEYMMAAAK, from the coding sequence ATGCCCAAATTTGCTCGACTCTTGTTTGCCCTTGCGCTGACGGGCCTGCCCGTCCAGCATGCCGCGGCCGACACCGTTGCCGCCGTGAACCCCGCCGGCGAAAAGCTCTACAAGTCCGCCTGTGTCGTGTGCCATGCCAGCGGCGTGGCCAATGCCCCCAAGCTGGGCGACAAGGTGGCCTGGACGCCATTCCTGGCGCAGGGCACGGACGCGCTGATGGTCACCGTGCTGAAAGGCAAGGGCGCCATGCCGCCGCGCGGCGGCTCGGCCGCAGACGACGCCACGCTGCGTGCCGCCGTGGAATACATGATGGCTGCTGCAAAGTAA
- a CDS encoding LysE family translocator translates to MSLETWLAFLGASALLVMLPGPTILTVISYSLTHGKRARLPLVLAVALGDSTALVLSLLGLGALLAASAFWFTVVKTVGGLYLLYLGYRLLRAGVSPATLPVATAAGSRWKLFANTYLVTALNPKGMIFFVAFLPQFIDPAGDVTRQLWMLSATFVACAGINATAYAVFAGSARRMLASPRAQRGFNLGGGALLSAAGVWALLARRA, encoded by the coding sequence ATGTCGCTCGAAACCTGGCTGGCCTTCCTGGGTGCTTCCGCCCTGCTCGTCATGCTGCCCGGCCCCACCATCCTCACCGTCATCAGCTATTCGCTTACGCACGGCAAGCGCGCCCGCCTGCCGCTGGTGCTGGCCGTGGCGCTGGGCGATTCCACCGCCTTGGTGCTTTCGCTGCTGGGCTTGGGCGCGCTGCTGGCCGCGTCCGCGTTCTGGTTCACGGTGGTCAAGACCGTTGGCGGCCTGTACCTGCTGTATCTCGGTTACCGGCTGCTGCGCGCCGGCGTGTCGCCCGCCACGCTGCCCGTCGCAACGGCGGCGGGTTCGCGCTGGAAGCTGTTTGCCAACACCTACCTGGTGACCGCATTGAACCCGAAGGGCATGATCTTCTTCGTGGCCTTTTTGCCGCAGTTCATTGATCCGGCGGGAGATGTGACGCGACAGCTCTGGATGCTGTCGGCCACCTTTGTCGCTTGCGCCGGCATCAACGCCACGGCCTACGCAGTCTTCGCGGGCTCGGCCCGGCGCATGCTGGCGTCGCCCCGCGCGCAACGCGGCTTCAATCTGGGCGGCGGCGCGCTGCTATCGGCCGCCGGCGTGTGGGCCTTGCTGGCCCGGCGCGCGTAG
- the gorA gene encoding glutathione-disulfide reductase, with amino-acid sequence MAFDFDLFVIGAGSGGVRAARFSASFGARVAVAESRYLGGTCVNVGCVPKKLLVYGAHYSEDFEQAHGFGWSADAPKFDWPTLIANKNREIERLNGIYRNLLVNSGVTLLEGHARIVDPHKVEINGKTYSAEHILVATGGWPQVPDIPGKELAITSNEAFFLKDLPRRVLVVGGGYIAVEFASIFNGMGAQTVQSYRGPLFLRGFDLGVREHLRDELVKKGIDLRMNTEVARIDKRADGSLAATCKDGSVIETDCVFYATGRRPMLDNLGLENTGVKLREDGFIEVDDEYRTAEPSILALGDVIGRVPLTPVALAEGMAVARRLFRPNEYRKVDYKLIPTAVFSLPNIGTVGLTTEEAREAGYEVQLFESRFRPMKLTLTESQERTLMKVIVDAQTDRVLGVHMVGPEAGEIVQGLAVALKAGATKAVFDDTIGIHPTAAEEFVTMRTPVAE; translated from the coding sequence ATGGCATTTGACTTTGACCTGTTTGTGATCGGCGCGGGCTCGGGCGGCGTACGCGCGGCCCGCTTTTCCGCCAGTTTCGGCGCGCGCGTGGCGGTGGCGGAAAGCCGCTACCTGGGAGGCACGTGTGTGAATGTGGGCTGCGTGCCCAAGAAGCTGCTGGTTTACGGCGCGCACTACAGCGAAGACTTCGAGCAGGCGCACGGCTTCGGCTGGTCGGCGGATGCGCCCAAATTTGACTGGCCCACGCTGATCGCCAACAAGAACCGCGAAATCGAACGCCTGAACGGCATCTACCGCAACCTGCTGGTCAACAGCGGCGTGACGTTGCTGGAAGGCCACGCGCGCATCGTCGATCCGCACAAGGTTGAAATCAACGGCAAGACCTACAGCGCCGAACACATCCTGGTGGCGACCGGCGGCTGGCCGCAGGTGCCCGACATTCCGGGCAAGGAACTCGCCATCACCTCCAACGAGGCCTTCTTCCTGAAGGACCTGCCGCGCCGCGTGCTGGTCGTGGGCGGCGGTTACATCGCCGTGGAGTTTGCGTCCATCTTCAACGGCATGGGGGCGCAGACGGTTCAGTCGTATCGCGGACCGCTGTTCCTGCGCGGCTTTGACCTGGGCGTGCGCGAGCACCTGCGCGATGAATTGGTCAAAAAGGGCATCGACCTGCGCATGAACACCGAGGTTGCGCGCATCGACAAGCGCGCGGACGGATCGCTGGCCGCCACCTGCAAGGATGGATCCGTCATCGAGACCGATTGCGTGTTCTACGCCACTGGCCGCCGTCCGATGCTGGACAACCTGGGGCTGGAAAACACCGGCGTGAAGCTGCGCGAAGACGGCTTCATCGAGGTCGATGACGAATACCGCACCGCGGAGCCGTCCATCCTGGCCCTTGGCGACGTGATCGGCCGCGTGCCGCTGACGCCCGTGGCGCTGGCCGAAGGCATGGCGGTGGCGCGCCGTCTGTTCCGCCCGAACGAATACCGCAAGGTCGACTACAAGCTGATCCCCACCGCGGTGTTCAGCCTGCCCAACATCGGCACGGTCGGCCTGACCACCGAGGAAGCGCGCGAAGCCGGCTACGAGGTGCAGCTCTTCGAAAGCCGCTTCCGGCCCATGAAGCTCACGCTGACCGAGTCGCAGGAGCGCACGCTGATGAAGGTGATCGTCGACGCGCAGACCGATCGCGTGCTGGGCGTGCACATGGTGGGCCCGGAGGCGGGCGAGATCGTGCAGGGTCTGGCCGTGGCGCTGAAGGCCGGCGCGACCAAGGCGGTGTTCGACGACACCATCGGCATCCATCCCACGGCGGCCGAAGAGTTCGTGACGATGCGCACGCCTGTCGCGGAATAA
- a CDS encoding DUF72 domain-containing protein, with translation MPKRHPSPADRPAAIRVGIGGWTFEPWRGVFYPDDLPHARELEYASRQVTAIEINGTYYGTQKPATFAKWRDETPDDFVFSLKASRYSTNRRELAGAKESIDRFVNSGIAELGPKLGPIVWQFAPTKQFDAKDFGAFLELLPDKVDGLPLRHALDVRHPSFACEEYVALARRHRAATVYTDSDEFPAIADRTADFVYARLMRGSTAYKAGYAPKALDAWAERLRVWARGDDPDDLPLVGKPGAGKKAQDVFAYFINGAKERAPAAARAMIERL, from the coding sequence ATGCCGAAACGTCATCCGTCCCCGGCAGACCGCCCCGCCGCCATCCGCGTTGGCATCGGCGGCTGGACCTTCGAGCCATGGCGCGGCGTCTTCTATCCCGACGACTTGCCGCATGCGCGCGAGCTGGAATACGCCAGCCGGCAGGTCACGGCCATCGAGATCAACGGCACCTACTACGGCACGCAGAAGCCCGCCACCTTCGCCAAGTGGCGCGACGAGACGCCCGACGATTTCGTGTTTTCTTTGAAGGCATCGCGCTATTCGACCAACCGCCGCGAGCTGGCGGGCGCCAAGGAGTCGATTGATCGCTTCGTGAACAGCGGCATCGCCGAGCTGGGTCCGAAGCTGGGGCCCATCGTGTGGCAGTTCGCGCCGACCAAGCAGTTTGACGCCAAGGATTTTGGCGCCTTCCTGGAATTGCTGCCGGACAAGGTAGACGGTCTGCCGTTGCGGCACGCGCTGGACGTGCGCCATCCCAGCTTTGCCTGCGAGGAATACGTGGCCCTTGCGCGCCGCCACCGCGCGGCGACCGTGTACACCGATAGCGACGAGTTTCCCGCTATTGCCGACCGGACGGCGGACTTCGTCTACGCGCGGCTGATGCGCGGCAGCACGGCTTACAAGGCCGGCTACGCGCCCAAGGCGCTGGACGCCTGGGCGGAGCGGTTGCGGGTCTGGGCTCGCGGCGACGATCCGGACGACCTGCCCCTGGTGGGCAAACCGGGCGCCGGGAAAAAGGCGCAGGACGTCTTCGCGTACTTCATCAATGGCGCAAAAGAACGCGCGCCGGCAGCGGCGCGCGCCATGATCGAACGCCTGTAG
- a CDS encoding LysE family translocator, which translates to MPDLTHLLTFALVALGMVLTPGPNMIYLVSRSISQGPQAGLISLGGVAVGFIFYVACAAFGITALLMAVPYAYDALRIGGALYLLYMAWQAIRPGGRSPFQVHDLPKSSPRQLFTMGLLTNLLNPKIAVMYVSLLPQFIQPDHGSVFTQSLALGMTQVVISLSVNALIAIMAGSIAGFLAGRPLWMVVQRWLMGTVLAGLAVRMLVDTRR; encoded by the coding sequence ATGCCTGACCTGACACATCTGCTGACTTTCGCCCTGGTAGCGCTGGGCATGGTGCTCACGCCCGGGCCCAACATGATCTACCTGGTGTCGCGCTCCATCTCGCAAGGGCCGCAGGCCGGCCTGATTTCGCTGGGCGGCGTGGCGGTGGGATTCATCTTCTATGTCGCCTGTGCCGCGTTCGGCATCACCGCCTTGCTGATGGCGGTGCCCTATGCCTACGACGCGCTGCGCATCGGAGGGGCGCTTTACCTGCTGTACATGGCGTGGCAGGCGATCCGGCCGGGCGGCCGCTCGCCATTCCAGGTGCATGACCTGCCCAAGAGCAGCCCGCGGCAGTTGTTCACGATGGGCCTCTTGACCAATCTGCTCAATCCCAAGATCGCCGTCATGTACGTGTCGCTGCTGCCGCAATTCATCCAGCCCGACCACGGCAGCGTCTTCACCCAGTCGCTGGCGCTGGGCATGACGCAAGTGGTGATCAGCCTGTCGGTGAACGCCCTGATCGCCATCATGGCCGGCTCCATTGCCGGTTTCCTGGCGGGCCGTCCGCTGTGGATGGTGGTGCAGCGTTGGCTGATGGGCACCGTGCTGGCCGGCCTGGCCGTGCGCATGCTTGTGGATACGCGCCGCTGA
- a CDS encoding PLP-dependent aminotransferase family protein has translation MIETSLRDAATAPLLSSPLARGPGSLPRQRQLIQRLKQAILAGQLPAGGKLPSSRALSEELDISRNTVLIAYEQLTAEGYVIADRQGTRVAPLSAAARSAAREAAPLPAQPPATAQRLTRIVSTRYTHDGSLPMTPGTPALTQFPVNAWRRAQDRALQAAPATALGYGHPAGEPALREAIAQYLRVSRGVHCDASRIVITEGAQGGLALCVQLLTNPGDTAWLEDPGYRGAKSAFHAGDLNVVAMRVDADGIVIPESAWTRQPPRLIQTTPSHQYPTGAVLSLTRRLDLLERARRAGAWIIEDDYDSEFRHQGEPIAAMQGLLPDAPVLYVGTFSKTMFPALRLGFLVLPEAIAREAMPSIIEMQRGGHRLEQLTMAAFIENGQFSRHLGRMRRLYRERQAALREALALHLGIEHEVLGGHCGLHLTVRLPPAYADTAIVAEARKLGMNPGALSSFALTPRIEDNGLVIGYGNTGAERFPALVRRLRDVALAVAKSG, from the coding sequence ATGATCGAGACTTCCTTGCGCGATGCCGCCACTGCCCCGCTGCTGTCCAGTCCGCTGGCGCGCGGCCCCGGTTCGCTGCCGCGCCAGCGTCAGCTTATCCAGCGCCTCAAGCAGGCCATTCTTGCCGGCCAGCTTCCCGCAGGCGGCAAGCTGCCATCGTCGCGCGCGCTGTCCGAAGAACTGGATATCTCGCGCAATACGGTGCTGATCGCCTACGAGCAATTGACGGCCGAAGGCTACGTGATTGCCGACCGCCAGGGCACCCGCGTGGCGCCGCTGTCGGCCGCCGCCCGCAGCGCCGCGCGCGAGGCGGCTCCCCTCCCCGCGCAGCCGCCGGCCACGGCGCAACGCCTCACCCGCATCGTCTCCACGCGCTATACCCACGACGGCTCCCTGCCGATGACGCCCGGCACACCCGCGCTGACGCAGTTCCCGGTCAACGCGTGGCGCCGCGCGCAGGACCGGGCTCTGCAGGCGGCGCCCGCCACCGCGCTGGGCTACGGCCATCCGGCGGGCGAGCCCGCCTTGCGCGAGGCCATCGCCCAATACCTGCGCGTGTCGCGCGGGGTGCATTGCGACGCCTCGCGCATCGTCATCACCGAAGGTGCGCAGGGCGGACTGGCGTTGTGCGTGCAATTGCTGACCAATCCCGGCGACACCGCCTGGCTGGAAGACCCCGGTTACCGCGGCGCCAAGTCCGCGTTCCATGCGGGCGACCTGAACGTCGTGGCCATGCGGGTCGACGCCGACGGCATCGTCATCCCGGAAAGCGCCTGGACCCGCCAGCCGCCCCGGCTGATCCAGACGACGCCGTCGCACCAGTACCCGACCGGCGCGGTGCTGTCGCTGACCCGCCGGCTCGACCTGCTGGAACGCGCGCGCCGCGCGGGCGCGTGGATCATCGAAGACGACTACGACAGCGAATTCCGCCACCAGGGCGAACCGATCGCCGCCATGCAGGGGCTGCTGCCGGACGCGCCGGTGCTGTACGTGGGCACGTTCAGCAAGACCATGTTCCCCGCCCTGCGTCTGGGTTTTCTGGTGCTGCCCGAAGCCATCGCGCGCGAGGCCATGCCGTCCATCATCGAGATGCAGCGCGGCGGCCACCGGCTCGAGCAGCTCACCATGGCCGCCTTCATTGAAAACGGCCAGTTCTCGCGCCATCTGGGGCGCATGCGGCGTCTGTACCGCGAACGCCAGGCGGCGCTGCGCGAGGCGCTGGCCTTGCATCTGGGCATCGAGCACGAGGTCTTGGGCGGGCACTGCGGCCTGCACCTGACCGTGCGGCTGCCGCCGGCCTATGCCGATACGGCGATCGTGGCCGAGGCGCGCAAGCTGGGCATGAATCCCGGCGCGCTGTCGTCGTTTGCGCTGACGCCGCGCATTGAAGACAACGGCCTGGTGATCGGCTACGGCAACACGGGTGCGGAACGGTTTCCGGCACTGGTGCGGCGGCTGCGGGACGTGGCGCTGGCTGTGGCGAAATCGGGTTAG
- a CDS encoding GNAT family N-acetyltransferase — protein MQPRTNDLQQPIGPALPGWTTRPRPPAEPAPGRYCRLEPLSAERHAADLYQAFSQAPDDSDWTYMGVGPFADEAAYRTFAEAAQNSPDPMHHAIIDLATGRAVGTLALMRIDAPNGVIEVGFVSYSRQLKRTRIATEAQFLLMRRAFDELGYRRYEWKCDSLNAPSRAAALRLGFTFEGIFRQATVYKGRSRDTAWFSIIDSEWPALRVAYERWLSPDNFDAEGNQRQGLAALIAAEQGRNAGGDHAACA, from the coding sequence ATGCAACCCCGCACCAACGATTTGCAGCAACCCATCGGCCCGGCGCTGCCCGGCTGGACCACCCGTCCGCGTCCGCCGGCCGAGCCCGCGCCTGGCCGCTACTGCCGCCTGGAGCCGCTCTCGGCCGAGCGCCACGCGGCAGACCTGTACCAGGCGTTCAGCCAAGCGCCCGACGATAGCGACTGGACCTACATGGGCGTCGGGCCGTTTGCCGACGAAGCCGCCTACAGGACGTTCGCCGAGGCCGCGCAGAACAGCCCGGACCCGATGCACCACGCCATCATCGATCTCGCCACGGGCCGGGCCGTCGGCACGCTGGCGCTGATGCGCATCGACGCACCCAACGGCGTCATCGAGGTCGGCTTCGTGTCGTATTCGCGCCAGCTCAAGCGCACCCGCATCGCCACCGAGGCGCAGTTCCTGTTGATGCGCCGCGCCTTCGACGAGCTGGGCTACCGCCGCTACGAATGGAAGTGCGACAGCCTGAACGCGCCGTCGCGCGCCGCCGCGCTGCGCCTGGGCTTCACCTTTGAGGGCATCTTCCGGCAGGCCACGGTCTACAAGGGCCGCAGCCGCGACACGGCGTGGTTCTCGATCATCGACAGCGAATGGCCCGCGCTGCGCGTCGCGTACGAGCGCTGGCTCAGCCCCGACAACTTCGACGCCGAAGGCAACCAGCGTCAGGGGCTGGCGGCGCTGATCGCCGCTGAGCAGGGGCGTAACGCCGGGGGAGACCACGCGGCGTGCGCCTGA